Genomic window (Pontibacillus halophilus JSM 076056 = DSM 19796):
CTATCCAAGCGGAAACTTGCACATTGGTCATGCGTATACGACTGTTGCAGGCGATGCAATGGCTCGATATAAACGATTGAGAGGCTATGAAGTCATGTATTTAACAGGTACAGACGAACACGGCCAGAAGATCCAGAGAAAAGCAGAAGATAAAGGGGTTACCCCACAACAGTATGTTGATGAGATTGTAAGTGGAATTAAAGACCTTTGGTCGAAGATGGACATTTCAATTGATGACTTCATTCGTACAACAGAATCTCGTCACACAGAAGTAGTCGAGAAAATCTTCTCCTATTTACTAGAGAAAGGTGATATCTACCTTGATCAGTATGAAGGTTGGTATTGTACTTCTTGTGAATCATTCTTTACTGAACGTCAATTGGTAGATGGTCGTTGCCCGGACTGTGGGAACGAAGTAGAGAAGGTTAAAGAAGAATCCTATTTCTTCAAGATGAGTAAATACGTTGATCAACTTCTTGAATTCTACGAACAGAATCCACATTTCATTCAACCTGAAAGCCGTAAGAATGAAATGATCAACAACTTCATTAAACCAGGCCTTGAAGACTTGGCCATTTCAAGAACATCCTTTGACTGGGGCGTAAAAGTTCCAAACGATCCGAAGCACGTGATTTATGTATGGATTGACGCATTGAGCAACTATATTACGGCTCTTGGGTATGGTACTGATAATGACGAAATTTATCAGAAATTCTGGCCGGCAGACGTGCACCTTATGAGTAAAGAGATTGTACGTTTCCATACTATTTACTGGCCAATCATGCTTATGGCATTGGATCTTCCTCTACCGAAGCAAGTATTTGCTCATGGCTGGATTCTAATGAAAGATGGCAAGATGTCTAAATCCAAAGGGAACGTGGTGGACCCGAACGACTTAATCGACCGCTACGGTTTAGATCCTCTTCGTTATTATTTACTTCGTGAAGTTCCATTTGGTTCTGATGGCGTATTTACACCTGAAGGATTCGTTGAGCGCACAAACTTCGATTTGGCGAACGATTTAGGAAACCTTGTGAACCGTACTGTTGCGATGATTGGGAAATACTTTGACGGGCAAATTCCAAGTCTGAAAGCAGGAGAGACAGAAGTTGACCAGTCTCTTGAGCAAGCGGCGAAGGAAACGAAAGAGTCAGTTGAAGAAGCGATGGACAACATGCAGTTCTCTGTTGCGCTTGTAAATCTGTGGTCCTTCGTAAGTCGTACGAACAAGTACATCGATGAGACAACTCCATGGGTGCTTGCGAAAGATGAATCTCAGAAAGAGCGTCTTGGCAACGTGATGGCTCACTTAGCTGAATCAATCCGCCATATTGCGGTTATGCTACAGCCATTCATGACGCGCACGCCTAAGCGCATCCTTGAGCAACTTGGAATTGAAGATGAGGGTTACCTAGTATGGGACAGCTTGAACGAGTTTGGACAAATTCCTGCAGGTACACAAGTTCAAAAAGGAGAGCCGATCTTCCCTCGTCTTGATACAGAGGAAGAAACGCAATTGATTAAGAGCATGATGAAGGGTGGAACTCCTGAGCCTGAAACGGAAGAAGAAGCGGATGAATCCAATGAAATTGCAATTGATGATTTCATGAAGGTGGATCTGCGCGTGGCAGAAGTTGTGGAAGCGGACAAACACCCTAAAGCGGATAAGCTTCTTCGCCTTCAGCTCGACTTAGGTACTGAGAAACGTCAGGTGGTATCAGGAATCGCACAACATTATTCCCCTGAAGATTTAATCGGGAAGAAAGTGGTCTGTGTGACAAATCTAAAACCTGTTAAGCTACGTGGTGAACTATCTCAAGGAATGGTATTAGCGGGCGATGATGAGAATGGAACATTGTCTCTTGCTTCTATAGACCAATCCTTGCCGAACGGTACACGTGTTAAATAAGAGACAGATTGAAAGAGGGGCTTTTTACAAAAGTCCCTCTTTCTCGCATGTCGTGTTGAAAAAGTGGGAAAGGTGTTACACTAAGGGCAAACTCTAAACAAAGGAGACTTCCACCATGCTATTTGATACTCACGTACACTTAAATGCTCAACAATTCGATGAAGACAGAGAGGAAGTCATCAAACGAGCTAGAGAAGCTGGTGTACACTATATGGTCGTTGTTGGGTTCGACCGCGAAACGATTCCACTCGCAATTGAGATTGCAGAGTCTCACGAAGATATTTATGCTGCTGTAGGATGGCACCCTGTTGATGCCATTGACATGGAAGAGTCAGACCTTGAATGGATTGAGGAACTCTCAAGTCATCCTAAGGTAGTGGCGATTGGTGAGATGGGGCTTGATTATCACTGGGATAAGTCGCCGGTTGATGTCCAGAAAGAAGTGTTCCGTAAACAGATTCGTTTGGCTAAGAAAGTAAATATGCCAATTATCATTCATAATCGTGAAGCGACTCAAGATATCGTCGACCTATTGGAAGAAGAGGACGCGAAGGAAGTAGG
Coding sequences:
- the metG gene encoding methionine--tRNA ligase, with the protein product MPEEKNTFYITTPIYYPSGNLHIGHAYTTVAGDAMARYKRLRGYEVMYLTGTDEHGQKIQRKAEDKGVTPQQYVDEIVSGIKDLWSKMDISIDDFIRTTESRHTEVVEKIFSYLLEKGDIYLDQYEGWYCTSCESFFTERQLVDGRCPDCGNEVEKVKEESYFFKMSKYVDQLLEFYEQNPHFIQPESRKNEMINNFIKPGLEDLAISRTSFDWGVKVPNDPKHVIYVWIDALSNYITALGYGTDNDEIYQKFWPADVHLMSKEIVRFHTIYWPIMLMALDLPLPKQVFAHGWILMKDGKMSKSKGNVVDPNDLIDRYGLDPLRYYLLREVPFGSDGVFTPEGFVERTNFDLANDLGNLVNRTVAMIGKYFDGQIPSLKAGETEVDQSLEQAAKETKESVEEAMDNMQFSVALVNLWSFVSRTNKYIDETTPWVLAKDESQKERLGNVMAHLAESIRHIAVMLQPFMTRTPKRILEQLGIEDEGYLVWDSLNEFGQIPAGTQVQKGEPIFPRLDTEEETQLIKSMMKGGTPEPETEEEADESNEIAIDDFMKVDLRVAEVVEADKHPKADKLLRLQLDLGTEKRQVVSGIAQHYSPEDLIGKKVVCVTNLKPVKLRGELSQGMVLAGDDENGTLSLASIDQSLPNGTRVK
- a CDS encoding TatD family hydrolase; the protein is MLFDTHVHLNAQQFDEDREEVIKRAREAGVHYMVVVGFDRETIPLAIEIAESHEDIYAAVGWHPVDAIDMEESDLEWIEELSSHPKVVAIGEMGLDYHWDKSPVDVQKEVFRKQIRLAKKVNMPIIIHNREATQDIVDLLEEEDAKEVGGIMHCYSGSVEIAKKCVDMNFYISLGGPVTFKNAKKPKEVAEEIPLEQLLIETDCPFLAPHPNRGTRNEPSYVNLVAEKIAEIKGISIEEVAEKTTANAFDVFKIDR